One Thioclava sp. ES.031 genomic window, CCTGCCCGGCGTGAAGATCGGCGTCGTGGGCGTCAACGGCGCGGGTAAATCCACGCTGCTGCGCATCATGGCGGGAATCGACAAGGATTTCTCGGGCGAGGCCTGGGCCGCGAAAGGCGCGAAAGTCGGCTACCTCCCGCAGGAGCCCGATCTGGACCCGGCGCTGAACGTGCGCGGCAACGTCATGGAAGGCGTGGCCGCCAAGAAAGCCAAGCTGGAGCGTTTCAACGAGCTGGCGATGAACTACTCGGACGAGACCGCCGAGGAGATGGCCCAGCTGCAGGACGAGATCGACTCGGAAAACCTCTGGGATCTGGACAGCCAGGTCGACGTCGCGATGGAAGCCCTGCGCTGCCCGCCCGACGAGGCCGATGTCGAAACCCTCTCGGGCGGTGAGCGCCGCCGGGTCGCGCTGTGCAAGCTGCTGCTCGAAGCGCCCGACATGCTGCTGCTCGACGAACCGACCAACCACCTCGACGCGGAAACCATCGCCTGGCTGCAAAAGCACCTGATCGAATACAAGGGCACGATCCTCTGCGTCACGCACGACCGTTACTTCCTCGACGACATCACCTCGTGGATCCTCGAACTCGAGCGCGGCCGCGGCATCCCCTATGAGGGCAACTACTCCGCATGGCTGGAGCAGAAAGCCAAGCGCCTCGAGCAGGAAGCCCGCGAGGACAAGGCCAAGCAGAAAGTCCTCGAGAAGGAACTTCAGTGGATCCGCGCCGGCGCCAAAGCGCGTCAGGCGAAGTCCAAAGCGCGTATCTCGGCCTATGAGAAGATGGCGGACCAGTCCGAGCGCGAGCGCGTCGGCAAGGCCCAGATCATCATCCCGAACGGCCCGCGTCTGGGGGGCAAGGTGATCGAGGTCGAGGGCATCTCGAAACATTACGGCGACAAGCAACTGATCGAGAACCTGTCCTTCTCGATCCCGCC contains:
- the ettA gene encoding energy-dependent translational throttle protein EttA; the encoded protein is MASYQYVYHMDGVSKTYPGGKKCFENIRLSFLPGVKIGVVGVNGAGKSTLLRIMAGIDKDFSGEAWAAKGAKVGYLPQEPDLDPALNVRGNVMEGVAAKKAKLERFNELAMNYSDETAEEMAQLQDEIDSENLWDLDSQVDVAMEALRCPPDEADVETLSGGERRRVALCKLLLEAPDMLLLDEPTNHLDAETIAWLQKHLIEYKGTILCVTHDRYFLDDITSWILELERGRGIPYEGNYSAWLEQKAKRLEQEAREDKAKQKVLEKELQWIRAGAKARQAKSKARISAYEKMADQSERERVGKAQIIIPNGPRLGGKVIEVEGISKHYGDKQLIENLSFSIPPGAIVGVIGPNGAGKSTLFRMITGQDKPDTGEITVGDTVKLAYVDQSRDALDANKTVWEEISGGAELIELGDAQVNSRAYCGAFNFKGGDQQKKVGLLSGGERNRVHMAKLLKEGGNVLLLDEPTNDLDVETLQALEAAIEDFAGNAIIISHDRFFLDRLCTHILAFEGDAHVEFFEGNFEDYEEDKIRRLGPDAVEPKRVKYKKFSR